TGTGGAATGAAAGAGAATCACCGTTGAGGATTGAAAAAAGGTTTGAATTTAACGAATACTCAAAAATTAGTAAATTCATCGAAAAAATTGAGAAATTATGTAAAGAAAAGGACATCTATCCGAATATTAGCTTTGGTAAGAATTTTGTTAGTCTTTCAATATTTTTCGATAAAAAAGAAATATCTGATAAGGAAAAAGACTTTTCAAAGGAAATAGATAATTTTTATTTACAAGATTAATCCTTTTTACTAATTATTGGGCTTAGCAATATCTCTTTTGATTAAAGCCATTAAATATGTGGGAGC
The window above is part of the Prochlorococcus marinus CUG1415 genome. Proteins encoded here:
- a CDS encoding 4a-hydroxytetrahydrobiopterin dehydratase — translated: MWNERESPLRIEKRFEFNEYSKISKFIEKIEKLCKEKDIYPNISFGKNFVSLSIFFDKKEISDKEKDFSKEIDNFYLQD